The Chitinophagales bacterium genome includes the window TTTAACGAATATAAAAAGAATAATGCCTTAACATTTAGTTAATATTCGAACAATTTCAAGCTAAAAAATATTTGTAAATCCCTTGTAAAATAAGCTCGGGAAGTATTCCTAAGATGACGATAGTGACAGTGAGAATAGTCATCGTGATAGCAAGTAAAATATTCTTAATTGCAACATTTTCTTGAGTTTTTTCATAAAAAAATATACGATTCAGAAGTCTAAGGTAATAGCCAATGGCCACTGCACTGGATAATAAAGCGAGTGCAAACATCCAACCATTGATTTGATATATACCGGTTAAAACGCGGTACTTGGCTATAAATCCACCTGTAAATGGGATACCTGCCATGGATAATACCCCTATGGCTAAAGTGACAGCTAAAATAGGGCTGTGCTTGCTCAATCCATTGAGATGATCTAGGAAGACTGTATTTCCATTTTCAATATGATCTATTACGGAAAAAACTATAAGGCTTGATGTGGTATAAGTTAATAAATAAAAAACGAAAAGAGACATATCCTGAAGAGCAATACTAAGCACAATTCCTGTCAGAACAAATGCTATATGAGAAATACTAGAATAGGCAAGCATTCGTTTTACATTATTTTGGACCAAACCTAATATGGCTCCAAGTATGAAAGAGACGCAAATAATAGGCATGAGGAATTTGAAATAAATCTCAAACTGATTTCGGAAATAACCTACTAATAGGTAATACATCGTGATAGAAGAACCTATCTTCACTACTGTAGTCATAAAAGTGGTGACTACAGTGGGTGAGCCATCATATACATCTGGAGACCAAAAATGAAATGGAGCTAAAGCCATTTTAAACAAAATAGATGCTATAATGAAAATATAACCGATATGAAAATATGCGGGTAATTGACCACCGCTAATATTTTGAGCAGTAACAATATCATTCATGATAAAACTACCTGTAGTCCCATAGACTAAGGCTATGCCGAAAAGTAGAAAAGCACTTGCAAAGGAGCCTAAAATGAAATATTTCAAACCTGCTTCTAAGGAAGTAGCTTGATTTCTCTTGCTTGCAGCCAATACATAGAGCGGAATGGACATGATTTCTATTCCTA containing:
- a CDS encoding NADH-quinone oxidoreductase subunit N, giving the protein MLTILILFITGLVTMFTSFFPHKSLPKYLGITGILTALLALHLRLGLGLDFPAFFTMFPLTRIMSVIVLILLLVIFVLQRSYEKEYDWSAVYSLMLFSTCGVILLLGQANLLTLFLGIEIMSIPLYVLAASKRNQATSLEAGLKYFILGSFASAFLLFGIALVYGTTGSFIMNDIVTAQNISGGQLPAYFHIGYIFIIASILFKMALAPFHFWSPDVYDGSPTVVTTFMTTVVKIGSSITMYYLLVGYFRNQFEIYFKFLMPIICVSFILGAILGLVQNNVKRMLAYSSISHIAFVLTGIVLSIALQDMSLFVFYLLTYTTSSLIVFSVIDHIENGNTVFLDHLNGLSKHSPILAVTLAIGVLSMAGIPFTGGFIAKYRVLTGIYQINGWMFALALLSSAVAIGYYLRLLNRIFFYEKTQENVAIKNILLAITMTILTVTIVILGILPELILQGIYKYFLA